A section of the Salmo salar chromosome ssa05, Ssal_v3.1, whole genome shotgun sequence genome encodes:
- the LOC106605312 gene encoding nestin isoform X1: MELHRLRHHHSHRTDDKLQMLNLNQRLETYLGRVRLLEEENKLLCQEIQALRGSGQGGRMGLEDKLSLARQEVEEAWREKDRVELELGSLGEELQVLGLQRQWVADAHGEVKKKLADSRKQMEEERRAQIWLREKVSQLEKQIQFQIQTHQEDVAGFQATLIHVRPALPPPPPQTGTQLPSLQELGEEYSQMAVRAWHEAAMVFQGQVDSLDESLNQARTRLAQVGQEKIESQLKLQALENELQSAQDKRQYLERSVAKQRDRQRQEIQNLQAHLDVLEMEKGALGNQIDTLLTESRGLLQLKMSLGMEVATYRALLDNENLKGDFSSTNQLRSTYISDGVPSSRGAKQSFQSQQATSHMIRPISTIHRASPRSNVTMMSASPIWTQNRVTLNETPKSCRKTEEEHIDFGVGSNHQVSCSPPYPEVPQDGISVDHFRPQDVHKEVNHAEPLSPPTAGADVVSWLGSDHKEQSMWDMEKEEEDQNTVRTWFAEEKPVLESAMSHQVETSFSMPTVFSTDAQELLSPSVSYERAGLVTGAHYAFSANDDNDLPFEMSFEKEEPLLDMPYGPMNASEERDLETASKDAEWAGNEGLESETASVLKQAFETFTSSQAFEYGAGKSYNKPIEFNQEDNMSYESSQASHGLEEAFRHVKRVEEDVINLPKEDENDMSNKHEEQLEDELHPYGYDKDNCERLGGFNKENDMTERIDEFNHENIINLTKEDDENDMSNKDEDQLEHELRPYGYGKDNWEILGGFNKENDMTERIDKFNQEEIISYESDQASHWSEEVFHHVERVVEGDIHFRKGDDENDMSNKREEQNALNPNGDVKDEWDRVEGYNEENGIGERMDDWKEGKYHMKEEEMWNNRETQPNRSDQEDIPSNVEKLNQFEQEHIPSGGEKLNQSEQRYINSNGEKLNQSEQEHIPSGGEKLNISDNDKEDHEANLCQNNSVSWRAELEGDSYAQDNTLADTHPLIRYKSDETDVNTQASHMGESDSSDGEEDREVCQTGTDTWGEGKSKQFDTMEYLYEESEVDVIDQESNMGSTHQEDMDASQTKEHAKQENDEENAGDQLIQKAEEEQSYEELTEPGEYSMVCSDEDYNEETIDRLVEQELENLSISSYSEHFTGQMIESESVLSLQIESHTELSQTQDILYSEEVEQIHSERLNQSEQEYIPSGGEKLNLYEQEHIPSDREKLNQSESEYTTSGGEKLNLYVQEHTPSDGEKLNQSEQKYIPSGGEKVNQSEPEYIISGGEKLNQSEAEYITSGGEKLNLYAQEYLPSDGEKMNPSVPEHIPSNGEKLNQSEQENIPSGGEKLNQSEAENIPSNGEKPNQSQQENIPLGGEKLNQSEQENLPSGGEKLNQSEQENIHLGGEKLNQSEQENLPSGGEKLNQSEQENLPLGGEKLNQSEPEYITSGGEKLNLYAQEHTPSDREKMNQSEQENIPSGGEKLNQSEADYITSGGETLNVKAQHIPSDGEKLNQSEQENIHLGGEKLNQSEPEYITSGGEKLNQSEQENIPSGGEKLNQSEQENIPSGGEKLNQSEQENIPSGGEKLNQSEPEYITSGGEKLNQSEQENIPSNREKMNPSEPEYTTSGGETLDICEQEHIPSDGEKINQPDSEHIPSNGEKLNVYVQEHIPSDGENLNQSEQENIPSGGEKLNQSEAENIISGGEKLNVHAQEYLPSDGEKMNPSEPEHIPSNGEKLNQSEQENLPSGGETLDICEQEHIPSDGEKMYKSEPEHILSNGEKLNQSEQENIPLGGKKLNQSEQENIPLGGKKLNQSEQENIPLGGKKLNQSEQENIPLGGKKLNQSEQENLPSAGENLNQSEQENLPSGGEKLNQSEAEDITSGGETLNVNAQEHIPSDREKLNQSEPEYIPSGREKLNLYEQEHIPSDREKMNPSEPEYTTSGGEKLNQSEQENIPLGREKLNQSEPEYIPSGGEKLNLYEQEHTPSDREKLNQSEQEYVISGGEKLNQSETEDITSGGEKLNQSEEQYIPSGGEKLNQFEQECLPSGGEKLNLSEQQNIPLGSEKLNQSEPEYITSGEYKLSLYEQEHIPSDREKMNQSDPEYIPSGGEKLNQSEQECISSEVRYSVHSRILMTSEHTSLRESSVEISKEESLAQDKEFSGGLGTEAVPDKIEGQDHQNLYMLTHADFTESHSIYSSLNSRPESQTNMNNLDIEESNSTDDESPNASQYLQPVTKANLTADQEDLLDVAVSHYENCNTLIEHSAEEVTSYQASNECLQTDEWEVLESPNKHLASRDPFAGHKRDSERSSKTDSEGQDLHSFLSSGVHNNFWGSNLETGASYQPDEPYDHVTELPNQNLALADNLSWVDLENPQAANWNTKMDSDTPKASTLGEEDKQMPSQVKQLVCRDVVEGVNVTSEDEGDSWSYGEE, from the exons atggAGCTCCACCGCCTCCGGCACCACCACAGCCACCGGACCGACGACAAGCTCCAGATGCTGAACCTCAACCAACGCCTGGAGACCTACCTGGGCCGAGTGAGGCTGCTGGAGGAGGAGAACAAGCTACTATGCCAGGAGATCCAGGCCCTGAGGGGCAGCGGCCAGGGGGGGCGGATGGGCCTGGAGGACAAGCTGAGCCTGGCCAGGCAAGAGGTAGAGGAAGCCTGGAGGGAGAAGGATCGGGTGGAGCTGGAGCTAGGGAGCCTGGGTGAAGAGCTCCAAGTCCTGGGGCTGCAGAGACAGTGGGTGGCGGACGCCCATGGGGAGGTGAAGAAGAAGCTGGCAGACAGCAGGaagcagatggaggaggagaggagggctcagATCTGGTTACGAGAGAAGGTGAGCCAGCTAGAGAAACAAATCCAGTTCCAGATACAAACCCACCAGGAAGATGTTGCCGGCTTCCAGGCTACACTAATCCATGTCAGACCTGCActgccaccccctccaccccAAACGGGCACCCAGCTGCCCAGCCTCCAGGAGCTGGGTGAGGAGTACTCCCAGATGGCTGTCAGGGCGTGGCATGAGGCGGCCATGGTGTTTCAGGGCCAGGTGGACAGCCTGGACGAgtctctaaaccaggccagaacccGGTTGGCCCAGGTGGGCCAGGAGAAGATTGAGAGCCAGCTGAAACTTCAGGCCCTGGAGAATGAGCTGCAATCAGCCCAGGATAAAAGGCAGTATCTGGAGAGGAGTGTGGCCAAACAAAGAGACAGGCAGAGGCAAGAGATACAAAACCTGCAG GCCCATCTGGATGTGTTGGAGATGGAGAAGGGGGCGCTGGGAAATCAGATTGACACTCTCCTGACAGAAAGTAGGGGTCTGCTGCAGCTGAAGATGTCTCTAGGCATGGAGGTGGCCACATACAG AGCATTACTGGACAATGAAAATCTGAAGGGGGATTTCTCTTCAACAAATCAGCTAAGGAGCACCTACATCTCTG ATGGAGTGCCCAGCTCTCGAGGGGCTAAGCAAAGCTTCCAGTCACAGCAGGCTACCAGTCATATGATCAGGCCCATCTCTACCATCCATAGAGCAAGCCCACGATCCAATGTAACAATGATGTCCGCATCACCAATCTGGACTCAAAATCGGGTAACCCTGAACGAAACACCCAAGAGTTGTCGAAAGACAGAAGAAGAGCATATTGACTTTGGCGTAGGGTCCAACCACCAGGTAAGTTGTTCACCACCTTACCCCGAAGTACCACAGGACGGAATTTCAGTCGACCACTTCAGACCTCAAGATGTCCATAAAGAAGTCAACCATGCGGAGCCTCTCTCACCTCCCACAGCAGGAGCTGATGTTGTATCTTGGCTTGGATCTGACCATAAGGAACAATCCATGTGGGATAtggaaaaggaggaagaggatcAGAACACAGTCAGAACCTGGTTTGCTGAAGAGAAACCCGTTCTGGAATCTGCCATGAGTCACCAGGTTGAGACCAGCTTCAGTATGCCAACTGTGTTCAGCACTGATGCTCAAGAGCTCCTCAGCCCTTCAGTGAGCTATGAGAGAGCAGGTTTGGTGACAGGGGCACATTATGCTTTCTCAGCGAATGATGATAATGATTTACCTTTTGAAATGTCTTTTGAAAAAGAGGAACCTCTACTAGATATGCCTTACGGTCCCATGAATGCATCGGAGGAAAGAGATCTTGAAACAGCAAGTAAAGATGCTGAATGGGCGGGAAATGAAGGCTTGGAATCTGAAACTGCATCAGTGCTAAAACAAGCATTTGAGACCTTCACAAGCAGTCAAGCTTTTGAGTATGGAGCTGGGAAAAGTTACAACAAGCCAATAGAGTTCAACCAAGAGGACAATATGTCATATGAATCTTCTCAAGCCTCCCACGGTTTAGAAGAGGCATTTCGCCATGTTAAAAGAGTGGAGGAAGATGTTATTAATCTCCCAAAAGAGGATGAAAATGATATGTCTAACAAACATGAGGAGCAATTGGAAGATGAATTGCACCCCTATGGGTATGATAAGGATAATTGTGAAAGATTGGGAGGATTCAATAAGGAAAATGATATGACAGAAAGAATCGACGAGTTCAACCATGAGAATATTATTAATCTCACAAAAGAGGATGATGAAAATGATATGTCTAACAAAGATGAAGATCAATTGGAACATGAATTGCGCCCCTATGGGTATGGTAAGGATAATTGGGAGATATTGGGAGGATTCAATAAGGAAAATGATATGACAGAAAGAATCGATAAGTTCAACCAAGAGGAGATTATCTCATATGAATCTGATCAAGCTTCTCACTGGTCAGAAGAGGTATTTCACCATGTTGAAAGAGTGGTGGAAGGTGATATACATTTCAGAAAAGGGGATGATGAAAATGATATGTCAAACAAACGTGAGGAACAAAATGCACTGAACCCCAATGGGGATGTAAAGGATGAATGGGATAGAGTGGAAGGGTACAATGAAGAGAATGGAATTGGAGAAAGAATGGATGATTGGAAAGAAGGAAAGTATCATATGAAAGAGGAAGAGATGTGGAATAACAGAGAAACCCAACCCAATCGGTCTGATCAAGAGGATATACCTTCAAATGTAGAGAAACTGAATCAATTCGAGCAAGAGCATATACCTTCAGGCGGAGAGAAACTGAATCAGTCTGAGCAAAGGTATATCAATTCAAACGGAGAGAAACTGAATCAATCTGAGCAAGAGCATATACCTTCAGGTGGAGAGAAACTGAATATATCTGACAATGACAAAGAGGATCATGAGGCAAACCTCTGTCAAAATAATTCTGTTTCATGGAGGGCTGAGCTAGAAGGCGACAGCTATGCTCAGGACAACACACTAGCCGACACACACCCCCTGATCCGTTACAAGAGTGACGAGACGGATGTCAACACTCAGGCTTCACACATGGGCGAAAGTGACTCCAGTGATGGTGAAGAGGACAGGGAGGTTTGCCAGACAGGAACAGACACCTGGGGCGAAGGCAAGTCCAAACAGTTTGACACCATGGAGTATCTGTATGAAGAGTCAGAAGTGGATGTCATAGATCAGGAAAGTAACATGGGCTCCACTCACCAAGAGGACATGGATGCTAGCCAAACAAAGGAGCATGCTAAACAGGAGAACGATGAGGAGAATGCTGGCGATCAGTTGATTCAGAAGGCAGAAGAGGAGCAATCTTATGAGGAACTTACAGAACCTGGAGAGTACTCCATGGTGTGCTCTGATGAGGACTATAATGAAGAAACAATTGATAGATTGGTGGAGCAAGAGTTAGAGAATTTATCTATATCCAGTTACAGTGAACACTTTACTGGGCAGATGATTGAGAGCGAGTCAGTACTGAGTCTTCAAATTGAGTCTCACACTGAACTTTCCCAGACACAAGACATATTATACAGTGAGGAGGTAGAGCAGATACACTCAGAGAGACTGAATCAATCTGAACAAGAGTATATACCCTCAGGCGGAGAGAAACTGAATCTATATGAGCAAGAACACATAccctcagacagagagaaatTGAATCAATCTGAGTCAGAGTACACAACTTCAGGCGGAGAGAAACTGAATCTATATGTGCAAGAACACACACCCTCAGACGGAGAGAAACTGAATCAATCTGAACAAAAGTATATACCTTCAGGCGGAGAAAAAGTGAATCAATCCGAGCCAGAGTATATCATTTCAGGCGGAGAGAAATTGAATCAATCCGAGGCAGAGTACATAACTTCAGGCGGAGAGAAACTGAATCTATATGCGCAAGAATACCTACCCTCAGATGGAGAGAAAATGAATCCATCCGTGCCAGAGCATATACCTTCAAACGGAGAGAAACTGAATCAATCTGAACAAGAGAATATACCTTCAGGCGGAGAAAAACTGAATCAATCCGAGGCAGAGAATATACCTTCAAATGGAGAGAAACCGAATCAATCTCAGCAAGAAAATATACCTTTAGGTGGAGAGAAACTGAACCAATCTGAACAAGAGAATTTACCTTCAGGCGGAGAGAAACTGAATCAATCCGAGCAAGAGAATATACATTTAGGCGGAGAGAAACTGAATCAATCTGAACAAGAGAATTTACCTTCAGGCGGAGAGAAACTGAATCAATCTGAACAAGAGAATTTACCTTTAGGCGGAGAGAAACTGAATCAATCCGAGCCAGAGTACATAACTTCAGGCGGAGAGAAACTTAATCTATATGCGCAAgaacacacaccctcagacagagagaaaatgaaTCAATCTGAGCAAGAGAATATACCCTCAGGCGGAGAAAAACTGAATCAATCTGAGGCAGACTATATAACTTCAGGCGGAGAGACACTGAATGTAAAGGCACAACACATACCGTCAGACGGAGAGAAACTGAATCAATCCGAGCAAGAGAATATACATTTAGGCGGAGAGAAACTGAATCAATCCGAGCCAGAGTACATAACTTCAGGTGGAGAGAAACTGAATCAATCCGAGCAAGAGAATATACCTTCAGGCGGAGAGAAACTGAATCAATCCGAGCAAGAGAATATACCTTCAGGCGGAGAGAAACTGAATCAATCCGAGCAAGAGAATATACCTTCAGGCGGAGAGAAACTGAATCAATCCGAGCCAGAGTACATAACTTCAGGTGGAGAGAAACTGAATCAATCCGAGCAAGAGAATATACCTTCCAACAGAGAGAAAATGAATCCATCTGAGCCAGAGTACACAACTTCAGGCGGAGAGACACTGGATATATGTGAGCAAGAACATATACCCTCAGATGGAGAGAAAATAAATCAACCCGATTCAGAGCATATACCTTCAAATGGAGAGAAACTAAATGTATATGTGCAAGAACACATACCATCAGACGGAGAGAATCTGAATCAATCTGAACAAGAGAATATACCTTCAGGCGGAGAAAAACTGAATCAATCCGAGGCAGAGAATATAATTTCAGGCGGAGAGAAACTGAATGTACATGCGCAAGAATACCTACCCTCAGATGGAGAGAAAATGAATCCATCCGAGCCAGAGCATATACCTTCAAACGGAGAGAAACTGAATCAATCTGAACAAGAGAATTTACCTTCAGGCGGAGAGACACTGGATATATGTGAGCAAGAACATATACCCTCAGATGGAGAGAAAATGTATAAATCTGAGCCAGAGCATATACTTTCAAACGGAGAGAAACTGAATCAATCGGAGCAAGAAAATATACCTTTAGGTGGAAAGAAACTGAATCAATCGGAGCAAGAAAATATACCTTTAGGTGGAAAGAAACTGAATCAATCGGAGCAAGAAAATATACCTTTAGGTGGAAAGAAACTGAATCAATCGGAGCAAGAAAATATACCTTTAGGTGGAAAGAAACTGAATCAATCTGAACAAGAGAATTTACCTTCAGCCGGAGAGAATCTGAATCAATCTGAACAAGAGAATTTACCTTCAGGCGGAGAGAAACTGAATCAATCCGAGGCAGAGGATATAACTTCAGGCGGAGAGACACTGAATGTAAATGCACAAGAACACATAccctcagacagagagaaactgaATCAATCAGAGCCAGAGTACATACCTTCAGGCAGAGAGAAACTGAATCTATATGAGCAAGAACACATAccctcagacagagagaaaatgaaTCCATCCGAGCCAGAGTATACAACTTCAGGCGGAGAGAAACTGAACCAATCCGAGCAAGAGAATATACCTTTAGGCAGAGAGAAACTGAATCAATCAGAGCCAGAGTACATACCTTCAGGCGGAGAGAAACTAAATCTATATGAGCAAgaacacacaccctcagacagagagaaactgaATCAATCTGAACAAGAGTATGTAATTTCAGGCGGAGAGAAACTGAATCAATCCGAGACAGAGGATATAACTTCAGGCGGAGAGAAACTGAATCAATCTGAAGAGCAGTACATACCTTCAGGCGGAGAGAAACTGAATCAGTTTGAGCAAGAGTGTTTACCTTCAGGTGGAGAGAAACTGAATCTATCCGAGCAACAGAATATACCTTTAGGCAGCGAGAAACTGAATCAATCTGAGCCAGAGTATATAACTTCAGGTGAATACAAACTGAGTCTATATGAGCAAGAACATATAccctcagacagagagaaaatgaaTCAATCCGATCCCGAGTATATACCTTCAGGCGGCGAGAAACTGAATCAGTCTGAGCAAGAGTGTATTTCCTCAGAGGTTAGGTATTCGGTGCATTCTAGGATTCTAATGACATCTGAACACACATCTCTTAGAGAAAGTTCAGTAGAAATATCCAAAGAAGAATCTTTGGCTCAAGATAAGGAATTCAGTGGGGGACTGGGAACTGAAGCTGTACCAGACAAAATAGAAGGACAGGATCACCAGAACCTTTATATGCTGACTCATGCAGACTTCACTGAAAGCCATTCTATCTACAGCAGTTTAAACAGCAGGCCTGAGAGTCAAACCAACATGAACAACTTGGATATAGAAGAGTCTAACAGCACAGATGATGAGTCGCCAAATGCAAGCCAGTATTTGCAACCTGTCACCAAAGCAAATCTAACTGCAGATCAGGAAGACTTGTTAGATGTGGCGGTCTCTCACTATGAGAATTGCAATACTCTTATTGAACATTCTGCAGAGGAGGTCACTAGCTATCAGGCAAGTAATGAATGTCTTCAGACAGATGAATGGGAAGTCTTAGAAAGTCCAAACAAACACCTAGCATCTAGAGATCCTTTTGCAGGTCACAAGAGAGACTCCGAAAGATCCTCCAAAACTGACAGCGAAGGCCAGGACCTCCACAGCTTCCTCAGCTCTGGTGTACACAACAACTTCTGGGGTTCCAATCTGGAGACAGGAGCCTCCTATCAACCGGATGAGCCGTATGACCATGTGACCGAACTACCCAATCAGAACCTAGCCTTGGCTGACAACCTATCCTGGGTGGATTTGGAGAATCCACAGGCAGCTAATTGGAACACAAAGATGGACAGCGACACACCTAAAGCTTCCACCCTTGGAGAAGAGGACAAACAGATGCCCTCACAGGTGAAGCAGCTGGTGTGTAGAGATGTGGTAGAGGGTGTGAATGTTACTTCTGAAGATGAGGGAGACTCCTGGTCATATGGGGAAGAATAG